A single region of the Variovorax paradoxus genome encodes:
- a CDS encoding protein-glutamate methylesterase/protein-glutamine glutaminase: MKKIKVVCVDDSALIRSVMTEIINSQSDMTVVGTAADPLQARDLIKVTNPDVLTLDVEMPRMDGLEFLEKLMRLRPMPVVMVSSLTERGSEIALRALELGAIDFVTKPRLGVRDGLMQYTEIIAGKIRTAAAARLLPGRHSAAAKGAAESPQEPMLRSPLLSTEKLIIIGASTGGTEAIREVLLPLPPDAPAVLIAQHMPAGFTRSFAQRLNGLCRITVKEAEHGERVLPGYAYIAPGGFHLSLSRSGANYVAQLNEEPPVNRHRPSIDVLFDSAARHAGKNAIGMILTGMGKDGAEGLLRMKQAGAYTFAQDEASCVVFGMPREAIALGAVDDVAPLGEMGRRVLAHLRTFGERANRV; this comes from the coding sequence ATGAAGAAGATCAAGGTAGTTTGCGTCGACGATTCGGCGCTGATCCGCAGCGTGATGACGGAGATCATCAACAGCCAGTCCGACATGACGGTGGTCGGCACAGCGGCCGACCCGCTGCAGGCGCGCGACCTCATCAAGGTGACCAACCCGGACGTGCTCACGCTCGACGTCGAGATGCCGCGCATGGACGGGCTGGAATTTCTCGAAAAGCTCATGCGCCTGCGCCCGATGCCGGTGGTCATGGTGTCGTCGCTGACCGAGCGCGGCTCGGAGATCGCGCTTCGCGCGCTGGAGCTGGGCGCGATCGACTTCGTGACCAAGCCGCGGCTCGGCGTGCGCGACGGCCTGATGCAGTACACGGAAATCATCGCCGGCAAGATCCGCACCGCCGCTGCCGCGCGGCTGCTGCCCGGCCGGCACAGCGCCGCGGCAAAGGGCGCGGCCGAGAGCCCGCAGGAACCCATGCTGCGCAGCCCGCTTCTGAGTACCGAGAAGCTCATCATCATCGGCGCCTCCACGGGCGGAACGGAAGCCATCCGCGAGGTGCTGCTGCCGCTGCCGCCGGACGCGCCGGCCGTGCTCATTGCGCAGCACATGCCGGCCGGCTTCACCCGGTCTTTCGCGCAGCGCCTGAACGGCTTGTGCCGCATTACCGTGAAGGAAGCCGAGCATGGCGAGCGCGTGCTGCCGGGCTATGCCTACATTGCGCCGGGCGGCTTTCACCTTTCGCTCAGCCGCAGCGGTGCCAACTACGTGGCCCAGCTGAACGAGGAACCTCCGGTGAACCGCCATCGTCCTTCCATCGACGTGCTCTTCGACTCGGCTGCACGGCATGCCGGCAAGAACGCGATCGGAATGATCCTGACGGGCATGGGGAAAGACGGTGCCGAAGGGCTGCTGCGCATGAAGCAGGCGGGCGCCTACACATTCGCGCAGGACGAGGCGAGCTGCGTGGTCTTCGGCATGCCGCGCGAGGCCATTGCATTGGGTGCCGTTGACGACGTGGCGCCGCTGGGCGAGATGGGGCGCCGCGTGCTGGCCCATCTGCGCACCTTCGGCGAACGTGCGAACCGGGTTTGA
- the cheD gene encoding chemoreceptor glutamine deamidase CheD — MNPGLLQERGSRPSAVPGSVATHHYFDRDFDCTAVKLLPAEYYVTDAGILLTTVLGSCVAACVTDVEAGVAGMNHFMLPDDAEADARDQVESMRYGAYAMDVLIAELLRAGARRERLRAKVFGGAAVLANMTMLNIGGRNADFVLRYLEKQRITVAAQDLRGLHARRVCLLPTGKAVVRKLRAQVDIQAVQRDEGELLRKWSATYGKGSWVA, encoded by the coding sequence ATGAATCCGGGCCTGCTTCAGGAGCGGGGTTCCAGGCCGTCGGCCGTGCCGGGCTCGGTGGCCACGCACCACTACTTCGACCGCGACTTCGATTGCACGGCAGTCAAGCTGCTGCCGGCGGAGTACTACGTGACGGACGCCGGCATCCTGCTGACCACTGTACTGGGCTCCTGCGTGGCGGCCTGCGTCACCGATGTGGAAGCGGGCGTTGCGGGCATGAACCACTTCATGCTCCCGGACGATGCCGAGGCCGATGCGCGGGACCAGGTCGAGTCGATGCGCTACGGCGCCTATGCCATGGACGTGCTCATTGCCGAGCTGCTGCGTGCGGGCGCAAGGCGCGAACGCCTGCGGGCCAAGGTCTTCGGCGGCGCAGCGGTGCTGGCCAACATGACCATGCTCAACATCGGCGGGCGCAACGCCGACTTCGTGCTGCGCTACCTCGAGAAGCAGCGCATCACCGTTGCCGCGCAGGACTTGCGCGGCCTGCACGCGCGCCGCGTGTGCCTGCTGCCCACCGGCAAGGCGGTGGTGCGCAAGCTGCGTGCGCAAGTCGATATTCAGGCGGTCCAGCGCGACGAAGGCGAGCTGCTGCGCAAATGGTCCGCCACGTATGGCAAGGGGAGTTGGGTCGCATGA
- a CDS encoding CheR family methyltransferase → MTSEFLFTDGDFSRIRTLIHRRAGIALGEHKRQMVYSRLSRRLRDLGLPQFATYLNMLEDSRDGDEWQLFINSLTTNLTSFFREAHHFPVLADLARKATQPVTVWCAAASTGEEPYSIAITLMEALGERASTARVIATDIDTSVLARASAAVFTMEQVNRLSPERLRRFFNKGTGANAGKVRVRPEVTAMVKFSRLNLLDAGWPLKEPVDAIFCRNVMIYFDKPTQKKLLDRFVPLLKPNGLLFAGHSENASLVNQTFKTVGQTVYTLSKARA, encoded by the coding sequence ATGACGTCCGAATTTCTTTTTACCGACGGCGACTTCTCGCGGATTCGCACGCTCATTCACCGCCGCGCCGGCATCGCCCTGGGCGAGCACAAGCGGCAGATGGTGTACAGCCGGCTTTCGCGCCGCCTGCGGGACCTGGGGCTGCCCCAGTTCGCCACCTACCTGAACATGCTGGAAGACAGCCGCGACGGCGACGAGTGGCAGCTGTTCATCAATTCGCTGACGACCAACCTGACCTCGTTCTTTCGCGAGGCGCACCACTTTCCGGTGCTGGCGGACCTGGCACGCAAGGCGACGCAGCCCGTCACGGTGTGGTGCGCGGCCGCCTCCACCGGCGAAGAGCCCTATTCGATCGCCATCACGCTGATGGAAGCGCTTGGCGAACGCGCGAGCACAGCCCGCGTGATTGCCACCGACATCGACACCTCCGTGCTGGCCAGGGCCTCGGCCGCGGTGTTCACCATGGAGCAGGTGAACCGGCTGTCTCCGGAGCGCCTGCGGCGCTTCTTCAACAAGGGCACGGGCGCCAACGCGGGCAAGGTGAGGGTGCGCCCCGAAGTGACCGCCATGGTCAAGTTCTCGCGGCTCAACCTGCTGGACGCAGGGTGGCCGTTGAAGGAGCCCGTGGACGCGATCTTCTGCCGCAACGTGATGATCTATTTCGACAAGCCCACGCAGAAGAAGCTGCTGGACCGCTTCGTGCCGTTGCTCAAGCCCAACGGCCTGCTGTTTGCAGGGCACTCCGAGAACGCGTCGCTGGTGAACCAGACATTCAAGACGGTCGGACAGACGGTGTACACGCTGAGCAAGGCGCGCGCATGA
- a CDS encoding EAL and HDOD domain-containing protein produces MRFDFFRRSAAEETPAPEQSKDLTALRNADGYVAYTLLLDAQKRVAGYKLGWRPAARPEEAPDAITQFKALVACVTEHLNPPDTPWQLGRSELFFDVNAESLALGALQSLPPEYTVFCVELADLANEELRPVLMFLREQGFSFMLRGATALPEDHELLGMVTHFDVGNGDPMLVAAARRGEQPDHMPIQPIATRMASWKDFEACAARRIDVFADPSCGLPPPVVKTGSHALEPESILIMRLLQMIQRNEDLREIEAALKRDAALTYRLLRHMNSPAVGAGVEIHSLHHAVTMLGYSPLFRWLSMLLATSNPTGSPPFMMKKAIMRGRFVELMGEIMLPRGESDNLFVVGMFSLIDQLLGIPMQEVLSKVQLSDSVQQAILTRGGVYGPFLSLAEACERDTGDAPRLAEALLLSADQVNAAHLAALAWSQDAVPIDGH; encoded by the coding sequence ATGCGTTTTGATTTTTTCCGGCGCTCCGCCGCCGAAGAAACACCGGCACCCGAACAGTCGAAAGACCTGACGGCCTTGCGCAATGCAGACGGCTATGTGGCCTATACCCTGCTGCTGGATGCACAGAAGCGGGTTGCAGGCTACAAGCTCGGCTGGCGCCCGGCCGCCAGGCCCGAAGAAGCGCCTGACGCGATCACGCAGTTCAAGGCCCTGGTGGCCTGCGTGACCGAGCACCTCAATCCGCCGGACACCCCGTGGCAGCTGGGGCGCAGCGAGTTGTTCTTCGATGTGAACGCCGAATCGCTGGCATTGGGTGCGCTGCAATCGCTGCCGCCCGAATACACCGTTTTCTGCGTGGAGCTTGCCGATCTTGCGAACGAGGAGTTGCGGCCGGTGCTGATGTTCCTTCGCGAACAGGGGTTCAGCTTCATGCTGCGCGGCGCCACGGCGCTGCCGGAGGACCACGAGCTGCTTGGCATGGTGACCCATTTCGACGTGGGCAACGGAGACCCGATGCTCGTTGCGGCCGCCCGCCGCGGCGAGCAGCCCGACCACATGCCCATCCAGCCGATCGCGACGCGCATGGCTTCGTGGAAAGACTTCGAGGCTTGCGCCGCGCGCCGCATCGACGTGTTTGCCGATCCGAGTTGCGGCTTGCCGCCGCCCGTGGTGAAAACCGGCAGCCACGCGCTGGAGCCCGAGTCGATCCTGATCATGCGGCTGCTGCAGATGATCCAGCGCAACGAAGACCTGCGCGAGATCGAAGCCGCCCTCAAGCGCGATGCGGCGCTCACCTACAGGCTGCTGCGCCACATGAATTCGCCGGCGGTGGGGGCGGGCGTCGAGATCCATTCGCTGCACCATGCGGTGACCATGCTCGGCTACTCGCCGCTGTTCCGCTGGCTCTCGATGCTGCTGGCAACCAGCAACCCGACGGGCAGCCCGCCCTTCATGATGAAGAAGGCCATCATGCGCGGCCGGTTCGTCGAGCTGATGGGCGAAATCATGCTGCCGCGCGGCGAGTCGGACAACCTCTTCGTGGTGGGCATGTTCTCGCTCATCGATCAGCTGCTCGGCATTCCGATGCAAGAGGTGCTCAGCAAGGTGCAGCTTTCCGATTCGGTGCAGCAGGCCATCCTGACGCGCGGCGGCGTATATGGCCCATTCCTCTCGCTGGCCGAGGCCTGCGAGCGGGACACAGGCGACGCGCCGCGCCTGGCGGAGGCGCTGCTGCTGAGCGCCGACCAGGTCAACGCCGCACACCTTGCCGCGCTCGCCTGGTCGCAGGACGCGGTGCCCATTGACGGCCACTAA
- the cheA gene encoding chemotaxis protein CheA, whose translation MDLSQFTQAFFVEAVELLAQMEQLLLELDADAPDSEQLNAIFRAAHSIKGGAATFGFVALTDTTHLLETLLDRARHGQLNLSRSMIDAFLETKDALQEQLIAYQAENEPDPEMVAHICGVLRQLALETEGGAAAVSAPAPAPAPAPVVVAVPVVAAAAAPGHDALRIKFSRLSDSECDLLADELGNLGKLLSRTRSNDQLTVVLETSCAPDDIIAVCCFVIDESQIEITPEAAPAAGAESAASAADPLPTAAVAAAPAALAAARPAAAPAGAAAKPSAAGAATAAKDSSSIRVDVEKVDQLINLVGELVITQSMLTQAATMLDPVECERFLSGLGHLERNARDLQESVMSIRMMPMDYVFSRFPRVIRDVSAKLGKEVRLDTFGKETELDKGLIERIIDPLTHLVRNSLDHGIETPSQRIAKGKEAEGQLLLSAQHHGGNIVIEVSDDGAGLNREKILAKAMQQGLPVSETMPDDEVWQLIFAPGFSTAEQVTDISGRGVGMDVVKRNIQEMGGHVEISSREGWGTTTRIVLPLTLAILNGMSVKVGAEAYILPLSYVIESLQPRSEHLHSITSDGHVIKVRGEYLPLIELHSVFDVSGAQTDPTQGILVIVQAGEARFALLVDELLGQHQVVVKNLETNYRKVPGISAATILGDGSVAFIIDVDAMPRIQRAHATRTTALVNAARMDPVAA comes from the coding sequence ATGGATCTCAGTCAGTTCACCCAGGCATTTTTTGTCGAAGCCGTCGAGCTTCTGGCGCAGATGGAGCAATTGCTTCTCGAGCTGGACGCCGATGCGCCCGACAGCGAGCAGCTCAACGCCATCTTCCGTGCCGCGCACTCCATCAAGGGCGGCGCGGCCACGTTCGGCTTTGTTGCGCTGACCGATACGACGCACCTGCTTGAAACCCTGCTCGACCGCGCGCGCCATGGCCAGCTGAACCTGAGCCGCTCGATGATCGATGCATTTCTGGAAACGAAGGACGCCTTGCAAGAACAACTGATTGCCTATCAGGCCGAGAACGAGCCCGATCCTGAGATGGTCGCCCACATCTGCGGTGTGCTCCGGCAACTCGCGCTCGAGACCGAGGGCGGCGCGGCTGCCGTTTCGGCTCCGGCTCCCGCTCCCGCTCCCGCGCCGGTGGTGGTTGCCGTCCCTGTTGTTGCCGCCGCGGCCGCACCGGGCCACGACGCGCTGCGCATCAAGTTCTCGCGCCTTTCCGACAGCGAATGCGACCTGCTGGCCGACGAGCTCGGAAACCTCGGCAAGCTGCTGTCGCGCACGCGCAGCAACGACCAGCTCACGGTGGTGCTCGAGACCAGCTGCGCGCCGGACGACATCATTGCCGTGTGCTGCTTCGTCATCGACGAATCGCAGATCGAGATCACGCCGGAAGCCGCCCCTGCGGCGGGCGCCGAAAGCGCTGCGAGCGCGGCAGACCCGCTGCCCACTGCTGCAGTGGCTGCCGCACCGGCTGCCCTGGCAGCGGCCCGGCCCGCCGCGGCACCCGCAGGCGCGGCCGCCAAGCCTTCCGCCGCGGGCGCGGCAACGGCCGCAAAAGACTCGAGCTCGATCCGCGTGGACGTGGAGAAGGTCGACCAGCTCATCAACCTGGTCGGCGAACTCGTCATCACGCAATCGATGCTGACGCAGGCCGCCACCATGCTCGACCCGGTGGAGTGCGAGCGCTTCCTGAGCGGCCTGGGCCACCTGGAGCGCAACGCCCGCGACCTGCAGGAGTCCGTCATGTCGATTCGCATGATGCCGATGGACTATGTGTTCAGCCGCTTCCCGCGCGTGATTCGCGACGTGAGCGCCAAGCTCGGCAAAGAGGTGCGCCTGGACACCTTCGGCAAGGAAACCGAACTCGACAAGGGCCTGATCGAACGCATCATCGATCCGCTCACGCACCTGGTGCGCAACAGCCTGGACCACGGCATCGAGACACCGTCGCAGCGCATTGCCAAGGGCAAGGAGGCCGAAGGGCAGCTGCTGCTGTCGGCCCAGCACCACGGCGGCAACATCGTGATCGAGGTGAGCGACGACGGCGCCGGCCTCAACCGCGAAAAGATCCTGGCCAAGGCCATGCAGCAGGGGCTGCCCGTTTCCGAGACGATGCCCGACGACGAGGTGTGGCAGTTGATCTTCGCGCCCGGCTTCTCCACGGCCGAGCAGGTGACCGACATCTCCGGCCGCGGCGTGGGCATGGACGTGGTCAAGCGCAACATCCAGGAGATGGGCGGGCACGTCGAGATCAGCTCGCGCGAGGGCTGGGGTACCACCACCCGCATCGTGCTGCCGCTCACGCTGGCCATCTTGAACGGCATGTCCGTCAAGGTGGGCGCCGAGGCCTACATCCTGCCGCTCAGCTACGTGATCGAGTCGCTCCAGCCGCGGTCCGAGCACCTGCATTCAATTACCAGCGACGGCCATGTGATCAAGGTGCGGGGCGAATACCTGCCGCTCATCGAACTGCACAGCGTGTTCGACGTGTCGGGCGCGCAGACCGATCCGACGCAGGGCATCCTGGTGATCGTGCAGGCCGGCGAGGCGCGCTTTGCACTGCTGGTCGACGAACTGCTTGGCCAGCACCAGGTGGTGGTGAAGAACCTGGAGACCAACTACCGCAAGGTTCCGGGAATTTCGGCCGCAACGATCCTGGGCGACGGCAGCGTGGCTTTCATCATCGACGTGGACGCCATGCCGCGCATCCAGCGCGCGCACGCAACGCGCACCACCGCCCTGGTGAATGCGGCGCGGATGGACCCGGTTGCCGCCTGA
- the motB gene encoding flagellar motor protein MotB, producing MSTEKHRVVVKRVPAHGGGGHGGGWKIAYADFMTAMMAFFLVMWLLSNASPKQREGIAEHFRMPLKVAINGGEKSSTSESVIPGGGMDPSTRADGEVQRADAEEDADAERLASMKDRLDKLIENSPVFKQFRSQILIDITTEGLRLQIVDSENRPMFDLASAQLVPHMRAILREIGPTLNELPNRITLSGHTDAIVYSNGDRSYGNWELSADRANASRRELVVGGMAENKVLRVVGLADSMHLDRSNPRNPINRRISIILLNHRTQHQIERENSGSGNAASWPAKSQPSPSPLLPAQSVKVTARGSAGGGASAEHP from the coding sequence ATGAGCACGGAAAAACACAGGGTCGTCGTCAAGCGCGTTCCCGCCCACGGAGGCGGCGGGCACGGCGGCGGCTGGAAGATCGCCTATGCCGACTTCATGACGGCCATGATGGCGTTCTTTCTCGTGATGTGGCTGTTGTCGAACGCCTCGCCCAAGCAGCGTGAAGGCATTGCGGAACACTTTCGCATGCCGCTGAAGGTGGCCATCAACGGCGGCGAGAAAAGCAGCACCAGCGAAAGCGTGATTCCGGGCGGCGGCATGGACCCGAGCACGCGCGCCGACGGCGAGGTCCAGCGGGCCGACGCCGAAGAAGACGCCGATGCCGAGCGCCTCGCCAGCATGAAGGACCGGCTGGACAAGCTCATCGAGAACAGCCCGGTGTTCAAGCAGTTCCGTTCGCAGATATTGATCGACATCACCACCGAGGGGCTGCGCCTGCAGATCGTCGACAGCGAGAACCGCCCGATGTTCGACCTGGCCAGCGCGCAGCTGGTGCCGCACATGCGCGCCATCCTGCGGGAGATCGGCCCCACGCTCAACGAACTGCCGAACAGGATCACCTTGTCGGGGCATACCGACGCCATCGTCTATTCCAACGGAGACCGCTCCTACGGCAACTGGGAGCTGTCCGCCGACCGGGCCAACGCCTCGCGGCGCGAATTGGTGGTGGGCGGCATGGCCGAGAACAAGGTGCTGCGCGTGGTCGGGCTGGCCGACAGCATGCACCTGGACAGGAGCAATCCGCGCAACCCGATCAACCGGCGTATCAGCATCATTTTGCTCAACCACCGCACCCAGCACCAGATAGAGCGCGAGAACAGCGGCAGCGGCAACGCCGCGAGCTGGCCCGCCAAGTCACAGCCGTCGCCTTCGCCGCTGCTTCCCGCCCAGAGCGTCAAGGTAACGGCCAGGGGGAGCGCCGGCGGCGGCGCTTCCGCAGAGCACCCATAG
- the motA gene encoding flagellar motor stator protein MotA encodes MLLLVGYLVVIGAVFGGYALMGGHFGVLFQPVELLMIGGSALGAFIAGNNGKTIKSTLKELPLLLRSSKHNRQLYLDLLALLYELLAKARKEGMMKLESDVEDPAKSEIFARYPNILADEAVMEFLCDYLRLVISGNTDAFEIEALMDHEIETIKHEAEVPMHSLSRVGDALPALGIVAAVMGVVHALASADLPPSEMGALIAHAMVGTFLGVLMAYGFVSPLASLIEQKVAEGMKMYQCTKVTLLASLNGYAPQLAVEFGRKVLFSTERPSFTELDSHVREVKAR; translated from the coding sequence GTGCTCCTTTTGGTTGGTTATCTGGTGGTCATAGGCGCCGTGTTCGGCGGCTATGCGCTCATGGGCGGGCACTTCGGGGTGCTGTTCCAGCCGGTCGAGCTGTTGATGATCGGCGGCTCTGCGCTGGGCGCTTTCATTGCGGGCAACAACGGCAAGACGATCAAGTCCACGCTCAAGGAGCTTCCGCTCCTGCTGCGCTCGTCCAAGCACAACCGGCAGCTCTACCTGGACCTGCTGGCGCTGCTCTATGAACTGCTGGCCAAGGCGCGCAAGGAAGGAATGATGAAGCTGGAGTCCGACGTGGAGGACCCGGCCAAGAGCGAGATCTTCGCGCGCTATCCCAACATCCTGGCTGACGAGGCCGTGATGGAGTTCCTGTGCGACTACCTGCGGCTGGTCATCAGCGGCAACACGGACGCGTTCGAGATCGAAGCGCTGATGGACCATGAGATCGAGACCATCAAGCACGAAGCCGAAGTGCCCATGCACAGCCTTTCGCGCGTGGGCGACGCGCTGCCCGCGCTGGGCATCGTTGCGGCCGTGATGGGCGTGGTGCATGCGCTGGCCTCGGCCGACCTGCCGCCTTCGGAAATGGGTGCGCTGATTGCGCACGCGATGGTCGGCACCTTTCTGGGCGTGCTGATGGCCTACGGCTTCGTTTCGCCGCTGGCTTCGCTCATCGAGCAGAAGGTGGCCGAGGGCATGAAGATGTACCAGTGCACCAAGGTCACGCTGCTCGCAAGCCTGAACGGGTATGCACCGCAGCTGGCGGTGGAATTCGGCCGCAAGGTGCTGTTCTCGACCGAGCGGCCCAGCTTCACCGAGCTGGACAGCCACGTGCGCGAGGTCAAGGCCCGCTGA
- the flhC gene encoding flagellar transcriptional regulator FlhC — protein MSTKSVLGEVREVQLAIQLIHLGARLQFLEAEVGLSRERLIRLYKEIKGVSPPKGLLPFSTDWYMTWLANIHSSMFYNMYQFMKTHSDEEKVWVLIKSYKLYLQQIEAQESEPILDFTRAYTMVRFFDSDMLQLSTCCRCAGQFVAHAHDHKSGYVCVLCRPPSRAGKARGSKRAAGGEISVPGMESIGLAVEAALDGGGLH, from the coding sequence ATGAGTACCAAGAGCGTCCTTGGCGAAGTGCGCGAAGTCCAGCTGGCGATCCAGCTGATCCACCTCGGCGCCCGCCTGCAGTTCCTCGAGGCGGAAGTGGGCTTGAGCCGCGAGCGGTTGATCCGCCTCTACAAGGAAATCAAGGGCGTCTCTCCGCCCAAGGGGTTGCTCCCTTTTTCAACCGATTGGTATATGACGTGGTTGGCGAATATCCATTCGTCAATGTTTTACAACATGTATCAATTCATGAAAACCCATTCCGATGAAGAAAAGGTTTGGGTATTGATTAAAAGCTACAAATTGTATTTACAGCAAATTGAAGCGCAGGAAAGCGAGCCAATTCTGGATTTCACGCGTGCATACACGATGGTTCGCTTCTTCGACAGCGACATGCTGCAACTGAGCACCTGCTGCCGGTGCGCGGGGCAGTTCGTGGCGCATGCGCACGACCACAAGAGCGGGTACGTCTGCGTGCTCTGCCGCCCCCCGTCGCGGGCAGGCAAGGCGCGCGGTTCGAAGCGCGCTGCGGGCGGCGAGATCTCGGTGCCGGGCATGGAAAGCATTGGTCTGGCCGTGGAAGCGGCGCTCGACGGCGGTGGGCTTCATTGA
- the flhD gene encoding flagellar transcriptional regulator FlhD produces the protein MNVANGEISREIGDINLAYMLLAQKLVKQDRVAAMFRLGVSRELADMLANMSLAQIVKLAASNFLLCSFRLDEHASMSAVVGEGKDTMLQQAHMSILMSARNLQGQKEAATV, from the coding sequence ATGAACGTGGCCAACGGCGAGATCTCCCGCGAGATCGGTGACATCAATCTCGCCTACATGTTGCTTGCGCAGAAGCTGGTCAAGCAGGACCGTGTGGCAGCGATGTTTCGCCTGGGCGTGAGCCGCGAACTGGCCGACATGCTGGCCAACATGTCGCTGGCGCAGATCGTCAAGCTCGCGGCGTCGAACTTCCTGCTGTGCAGTTTCCGCCTCGACGAGCATGCCTCGATGTCGGCGGTGGTTGGCGAAGGTAAGGACACGATGCTGCAACAAGCGCACATGTCGATACTGATGTCTGCACGAAACCTGCAGGGTCAAAAAGAAGCCGCAACTGTATGA